The following proteins are co-located in the Haliotis asinina isolate JCU_RB_2024 chromosome 13, JCU_Hal_asi_v2, whole genome shotgun sequence genome:
- the LOC137259802 gene encoding E3 ubiquitin-protein ligase RNF180-like yields the protein MDRFKLRCRRCRCVVLVSDDVINTHGQPVTEASCSSTSTSSVWFVSMENEELSWIQEAISQAMWIKGKLNCPKCTSRLGSFDFVKSAHCPCGQQTLPGVYILRDRVDKMLLKQASQQQDFNTRFARSENPLFKEDATSDSPLIKEASVNQQLTSSQECTKGNRVSGETQRHSEERLNGSDDPQGQDGCFGTARVVLREPRTDLQLCVSVAGVDQCIAPSAVEMDRLFNNDLRVNSEQVCQACVETQHRWSRIKPDGASENEVNVTKTLVRHVCNDGNQVCNRRDSGDRCPGISQRALCQGKNDVRCYVQPRRLKKDLKSRRRRNLRTKQHGEHFDDEETLDTETLNRFKHLEHEQSSSDDSIIEETILEEHECPVCLDLFLHPHVCDPCGHVFCETCLRHLAQESDNSTAFPCPMCRILIKSCRLDRDLTATIKLRYPVSYKHRRMSDSKYLSHRYPLPRSTGSSYRHTINEQIVYAVGGNENIYTLMSRLWMKCFTFLGAVILVLLVLCVSLAL from the exons ATGGACAGATTCAAACTACGATGTCGTCGTTGCCGCTGTGTCGTCCTGGTCAGCGATGATGTCATCAATACCCATGGCCAACCAGTGACAG AGGCTTCATGTTCAAGTACTTCTACCTCATCAGTTTGGTTCGTCTCCATGGAGAATGAAGAGTTGTCATGGATACAAGAAGCTATCAGTCAG GCCATGTGGATAAAAGGCAAGCTAAATTGCCCAAAATGTACCAGCAGACTTGGATCATTTGATTTTGTGAAATCAGCACACTGCCCATGTGGTCAACAGACCCTGCCAGGAGTTTATATACTTCGAGACCGAGTGGATAAAATGTTGCTGAAACAGGCATCACAACAGCAAGATTTCAACACCAGATTTGCAAGATCAGAAAATCCTCTCTTCAAAGAAGATGCAACATCAGACAGTCCTCTCATCAAAGAAGCTTCAGTCAATCAACAACTGACGTCTAGTCAGGAGTGTACCAAGGGTAATAGAGTGTCTGGTGAAACACAAAGGCACTCTGAAGAACGGTTGAATGGATCAGATGACCCCCAAGGACAAGATGGTTGTTTTGGGACAGCTAGGGTTGTCTTGAGAGAACCTAGGACAGACCTGCagctgtgtgtttctgttgCTGGTGTTGATCAGTGTATTGCTCCCAGTGCAGTGGAGATGGACCGTCTGTTTAATAATGATTTAAGGGTGAACTCTGAACAGGTGTGTCAGGCGTGTGTTGAGACTCAGCACAGATGGTCCAGGATTAAACCAGATGGTGCTTCAGAGAATGAAGTCAATGTCACCAAAACTCTTGTCCGGCATGTGTGTAACGATGGTAATCAAGTCTGCAACCGCAGAGATTCCGGTGATAGATGTCCTGGCATCAGTCAGAGGGCACTGTGTCAGGGAAAAAATGATGTACGTTGCTATGTGCAACCAAGGAGACTGAAAAAGGACCTGAAATCCAGGCGTAGAAGGAACTTGAGAACCAAGCAGCATGGAGAGCATTTTGATGATGAGGAGACTCTTGACACGGAGACTCTGAATAGGTTTAAACATCTGGAGCATGAGCAG AGTTCCTCTGATGACAGCATCATTGAGGAGACCATCCTGGAGGAACACGAATGTCCTGTGTGCCTAGATTTGTTCCTACATCCCCATGTCTGTGATCCCTGTGGTCATGTGTTCTGTGAGACGTGTCTACGACATCTGGCACAAGAATCGGACAACAGTACAGCTTTCCCATGCCCAATGTGTCGCATCCTCATCAAATCCTGCAGGCTGGACAGAG ATTTGACTGCCACGATAAAGCTGAGATATCCTGTCTCCTACAAGCACCGTCGGATGTCTGACAGCAAGTATCTGTCTCACCGCTACCCTCTCCCCCGATCTACAGGGTCCTCTTACCGCCACACCATCAATGAACAGATTGTCTATGCAGTGGGCGGCAATGAGAACATATACACCCTCATGTCCCGACTCTGGATGAAGTGCTTCACATTCCTGGGTGCTGTCATTCTGGTTTTATTGGTGTTATGTGTGTCTCTTGCTCTGTGA